One region of bacterium genomic DNA includes:
- a CDS encoding menaquinol oxidoreductase, whose amino-acid sequence MSDDRVDAPRASNDKSKNADTTSSEAQERIRNLRARARMGAWGLAAFVIVSVLSIPDSYLLPALSESIRRFLGSPPPSNLISVALAVYAFSALTLILARIAQGSGTYKGWSHLFYISAFYIFFGFAGTLRDTYWAVFLSGLLIMGLENYLVRTFISEEVKKEERNLEKDKLRGRV is encoded by the coding sequence ATGAGTGACGATCGAGTCGATGCCCCCCGGGCATCTAACGATAAAAGTAAAAATGCAGACACCACCTCTTCGGAGGCTCAGGAGAGAATTCGCAACCTGAGAGCCCGGGCCAGGATGGGGGCATGGGGGCTGGCCGCCTTTGTGATCGTCAGCGTCCTCTCCATCCCCGACAGCTACCTTCTGCCGGCCCTGTCAGAGTCAATCCGCCGCTTTCTCGGCTCCCCCCCACCTTCGAATCTCATCAGTGTTGCACTTGCTGTATACGCCTTTTCAGCTCTGACCCTCATCCTTGCCCGGATCGCCCAGGGTTCAGGCACCTATAAAGGGTGGTCCCACCTGTTCTACATCAGTGCCTTTTACATCTTCTTTGGTTTTGCCGGGACCCTGAGGGATACCTACTGGGCTGTCTTCCTGTCAGGGCTTCTCATCATGGGGCTGGAGAACTACCTTGTGAGGACCTTCATTTCGGAGGAAGTAAAGAAAGAAGAAAGGAATTTGGAGAAAGACAAATTAAGAGGCAGGGTCTAG
- a CDS encoding HAMP domain-containing protein: protein MFRKFATREIVNVAGVVTGFTIVCCILLYTFVKADMKEDSIRYEVALADTILRSMKYEMIVSDRGALQQIISDISKQERVRYARIFNCSGVISFSSDKEETGRKVDRQSEACKKCHRGSKPVSSLDPMERASVHVSESGERIMSLMTPIYNEAACSTAECHYHPPDKLMLGGMDFGLSQEQLEHSLSRLRLRMIIFCVMILILTVAGVTALLWRGVMQPLGELVDFASQCYEGKHEDDPPIGSSEISHIGEILQKLAVDKSILSAKAKKEDDPAEGDQGG from the coding sequence ATGTTCAGAAAGTTTGCCACCAGGGAGATCGTAAATGTGGCTGGGGTGGTGACCGGTTTTACCATCGTCTGCTGCATCCTCCTTTATACTTTCGTCAAGGCTGATATGAAGGAGGATTCCATTCGTTATGAAGTTGCCCTGGCGGATACGATCCTGAGATCCATGAAGTACGAGATGATCGTTTCTGACCGAGGCGCTCTCCAGCAGATCATCAGCGACATAAGCAAGCAGGAAAGGGTCAGGTACGCCCGTATCTTCAACTGCAGCGGCGTGATCAGTTTTTCCAGCGACAAGGAGGAAACTGGAAGAAAAGTCGACCGGCAATCGGAAGCCTGCAAAAAGTGCCACCGTGGATCAAAACCGGTTAGCAGCCTCGATCCCATGGAGCGCGCCAGTGTCCACGTCAGCGAGAGTGGCGAAAGGATCATGTCCCTGATGACTCCCATTTACAACGAGGCTGCCTGTTCCACCGCGGAGTGCCACTACCACCCCCCTGATAAATTAATGCTGGGGGGGATGGATTTCGGGCTTTCCCAGGAGCAGTTGGAGCATTCACTGTCAAGGCTACGGTTGCGTATGATCATATTTTGCGTCATGATTCTCATATTGACCGTCGCGGGGGTGACCGCTCTACTGTGGCGGGGAGTGATGCAGCCCCTGGGTGAACTTGTGGACTTTGCCAGCCAATGTTATGAGGGGAAACATGAGGATGATCCTCCTATCGGGAGCAGTGAGATCAGCCATATTGGCGAGATACTGCAAAAACTCGCAGTGGACAAGTCGATTTTATCGGCCAAAGCCAAAAAGGAGGACGATCCGGCTGAGGGTGACCAGGGAGGATAG